The Chitinophagales bacterium genome has a segment encoding these proteins:
- a CDS encoding FAD-binding oxidoreductase — translation MNAQFLDLTKNLKTEPISDKSYFYYSDKEYYEVYSNQVDEIIELVRYASANNLKIKIRGNGHSSNNSTFPSKKEILFRTDSLNKIAIINDSTAFIQSGVILHEAQEYLYNLGYKMIVVNEGGNGPTLGGFISASGIGANGDVGFWETIRSINLIDGNCKNINISNTDSTFKWIFGSMGEFGIIVGAEVKIEKISNEISFKSSKLENKILEKYYYYWFPFMFDVERIDSINAYFNEIKDSILIECGFQNSIIKLNTGGNYVKFQSFNPPLIYENRPFIILGFKCLINKNEENIQEKVENLKSKIIQIKLDNNLQLYFQVATFRKNKENILKFLNSKIYENYKEIKGVFDPNNVFGSDIF, via the coding sequence ATGAATGCTCAGTTTTTAGATTTAACTAAAAATCTAAAAACTGAACCAATTTCTGATAAATCATATTTTTATTATTCTGATAAGGAATATTATGAGGTATATAGTAATCAAGTAGATGAAATAATAGAACTTGTTCGGTATGCTAGTGCTAATAATTTGAAAATTAAAATAAGAGGGAATGGGCATTCATCAAATAACTCTACATTTCCAAGTAAGAAAGAAATTTTATTTAGGACAGATAGTTTAAATAAAATTGCAATTATTAATGATTCTACTGCCTTTATTCAATCTGGAGTTATACTTCATGAGGCTCAAGAGTATTTATATAATTTAGGATACAAGATGATTGTTGTTAATGAAGGAGGTAATGGGCCAACTTTAGGAGGATTTATATCTGCTAGTGGAATTGGTGCAAATGGAGATGTAGGTTTTTGGGAGACTATTAGAAGTATAAACCTTATTGATGGTAATTGTAAGAATATAAATATATCAAATACAGACTCTACTTTCAAATGGATATTTGGGTCAATGGGAGAATTTGGAATTATAGTAGGTGCTGAAGTGAAAATAGAAAAAATAAGTAATGAAATTTCTTTTAAATCTTCAAAATTAGAGAATAAAATATTAGAAAAATATTATTACTATTGGTTCCCTTTTATGTTTGATGTTGAAAGAATAGATTCTATAAATGCTTATTTCAATGAAATTAAAGATAGTATATTAATTGAATGTGGTTTTCAAAATTCTATTATAAAGTTAAATACAGGAGGCAATTATGTGAAATTTCAAAGCTTTAATCCACCATTGATTTATGAAAATAGACCATTTATTATATTAGGATTTAAATGCTTAATAAATAAAAATGAAGAGAATATACAGGAGAAAGTAGAAAACTTGAAATCAAAAATAATTCAAATTAAACTTGATAACAATTTGCAACTTTATTTTCAAGTTGCTACCTTTAGAAAAAATAAAGAAAACATTCTTAAATTTTTAAATAGCAAGATTTATGAAAACTACAAAGAGATTAAAGGTGTTTTTGACCCAAATAATGTTTTTGGATCAGATATTTTCTAG